The following coding sequences lie in one Flavobacterium sediminis genomic window:
- a CDS encoding DUF4286 family protein: MIIYNVTINIDETVHHQWLDWMKNKHIQDVLATGLFTNARMVKVLVEEEMGGTTYSIQYFCPTRENLDLYYKEHAPRLRQEGFELFGDKMLSFRTELEVMNEFFSESN; this comes from the coding sequence ATGATTATATACAACGTTACTATCAATATAGACGAAACCGTACACCACCAATGGTTAGACTGGATGAAAAACAAGCATATTCAAGATGTTTTGGCAACCGGTTTATTCACCAATGCCAGAATGGTTAAAGTCTTAGTGGAAGAAGAAATGGGCGGAACTACCTACTCTATTCAATATTTTTGTCCAACCAGAGAGAATCTGGATCTTTATTACAAAGAACACGCTCCGAGATTGCGTCAGGAAGGTTTTGAACTTTTCGGTGACAAAATGTTGTCTTTCAGAACAGAGTTGGAAGTCATGAACGAATTTTTCTCTGAAAGCAACTAA
- the rsmA gene encoding 16S rRNA (adenine(1518)-N(6)/adenine(1519)-N(6))-dimethyltransferase RsmA: protein MDKVRAKKHLGQHFLTDENIAKNIADTLTLNGYQKVLEIGPGMGVLTKYLLEKPIETFVIEIDTESVTYLETHYPKLQGHIISKDFLKYNINEVFQNEPFAIIGNYPYNISSQIVFRTLEMRDQIPEFSGMFQKEVAERICEKAGSKTYGILSVLTQAFYEADYLFTVPEHVFNPPPKVKSGVLRLIRKENYHLPCDEKLFFSVVKQAFNQRRKTLRNSLKSFINSDNLKEDSIFDLRPEQLPVEQFIELTQKIAAYGV from the coding sequence ATGGACAAAGTCAGAGCCAAAAAGCACCTTGGGCAACATTTTTTGACAGATGAAAATATAGCCAAAAACATAGCCGACACGCTTACATTAAACGGGTATCAAAAAGTATTGGAGATAGGTCCTGGTATGGGTGTATTAACAAAATATTTGTTAGAAAAGCCTATAGAAACTTTTGTTATTGAGATCGATACGGAATCTGTAACGTACTTAGAAACACACTACCCTAAATTGCAAGGGCATATCATTTCTAAGGATTTCCTGAAGTATAATATTAATGAAGTTTTCCAGAACGAACCTTTTGCTATCATAGGGAATTATCCATATAACATTTCTTCCCAAATTGTTTTCAGAACATTGGAAATGCGCGATCAGATCCCTGAATTTTCAGGAATGTTCCAAAAAGAGGTTGCCGAACGCATTTGCGAAAAAGCAGGCAGTAAGACTTACGGCATTCTTTCGGTATTGACTCAGGCTTTTTACGAGGCAGACTATTTATTCACCGTACCGGAACATGTTTTTAATCCGCCTCCGAAAGTAAAATCAGGTGTTTTACGTTTGATCCGTAAAGAAAATTATCATTTACCTTGTGATGAAAAATTATTTTTCTCTGTAGTTAAACAAGCCTTTAACCAAAGAAGAAAAACACTTCGAAACAGCTTAAAAAGCTTTATTAATTCTGATAATTTAAAAGAAGATAGTATCTTTGACCTGCGCCCGGAGCAACTTCCGGTGGAACAATTCATTGAACTCACTCAAAAAATAGCTGCCTATGGAGTTTAA
- the mgtE gene encoding magnesium transporter, whose product MEFKISRELIHELEVLIQENKEQEVFHLLKDMHYADVAEIMEELDDYGAIYVFNTLDSEKTAEILLELDEEVRIKILKSLSAKEIADELDELDTDDAADIIAELPQEKKEQVISELEDVEHAKDIVDLLRYDEDSAGGLMAKELVKVNENWNVLTCVKEMRAQAENVTRVHSIYVVDDEGRLKGRLSLKDLLTTSTKTPISEVYIPKVDYVKVDTEGVEVARIMQKYDLEAIPVVDELGRLVGRITIDDIVDVIKEEADKDYQLAAGISQDVEADDSILELTKARLPWLVLALSGSFIAVKIASTFQGAMNDFPVVFFFTPLIAAMAGNVGVQSSAIIVQGLANNSLSGSLWKRLIKELLLSLLNGLFLAVLLLIGSHFIIGVDYLVGFTVAISLVSVIILAALIGTFIPITLNRFGIDPALATGPFITTSNDIFGILIYFSIAKIILGF is encoded by the coding sequence ATGGAGTTTAAAATCAGCAGAGAGCTTATTCACGAACTTGAAGTTTTAATTCAAGAAAATAAAGAGCAGGAAGTTTTTCACTTGCTTAAAGATATGCACTATGCTGATGTCGCCGAAATCATGGAAGAACTGGATGATTATGGCGCTATTTATGTTTTCAACACTTTAGATTCTGAAAAAACAGCCGAGATCTTACTGGAACTTGACGAAGAAGTAAGGATTAAAATTCTGAAAAGCCTTTCGGCTAAAGAGATTGCTGATGAGCTGGACGAATTAGACACTGACGATGCCGCCGATATCATTGCTGAATTACCTCAGGAGAAAAAAGAACAGGTAATATCAGAGCTGGAGGATGTTGAACATGCTAAAGATATTGTTGACTTATTACGCTATGACGAAGATTCTGCCGGCGGATTGATGGCAAAGGAACTCGTAAAAGTCAATGAAAACTGGAATGTTCTGACTTGTGTAAAAGAGATGCGCGCTCAGGCAGAAAATGTTACCCGAGTACATTCGATCTATGTCGTAGATGATGAAGGTCGCTTAAAAGGCCGCCTTTCCTTAAAAGATTTACTAACCACTTCTACTAAAACACCTATCAGCGAGGTATACATTCCCAAAGTAGACTATGTTAAAGTGGATACTGAAGGTGTGGAAGTTGCCCGTATTATGCAAAAATATGACTTGGAAGCTATCCCTGTAGTTGATGAATTGGGACGATTAGTAGGACGCATTACCATTGATGACATTGTAGACGTTATCAAGGAAGAAGCTGATAAAGATTACCAATTAGCTGCGGGTATCTCACAAGACGTAGAAGCTGATGATAGCATTTTAGAGTTAACCAAAGCACGCTTACCATGGTTGGTTCTGGCTTTATCCGGAAGTTTTATAGCCGTTAAGATTGCCAGTACTTTTCAGGGAGCAATGAATGATTTTCCGGTAGTATTCTTCTTTACGCCGCTTATTGCTGCCATGGCCGGAAATGTAGGCGTTCAATCTTCTGCCATCATTGTTCAAGGTTTGGCCAACAATTCTTTGAGTGGCTCCCTTTGGAAACGTTTAATTAAAGAGTTGCTTCTGAGTTTATTGAATGGTCTTTTTTTAGCTGTTTTATTACTAATAGGTAGTCATTTTATTATCGGGGTCGATTATCTAGTTGGTTTTACAGTAGCTATTTCATTAGTTTCCGTCATTATTTTAGCAGCATTAATCGGGACTTTTATTCCGATAACGTTAAACCGCTTCGGCATTGATCCGGCTTTAGCTACCGGACCGTTTATTACCACAAGCAACGATATTTTCGGGATCTTGATCTACTTTTCCATTGCTAAAATCATTTTAGGTTTTTAA
- a CDS encoding MgtC/SapB family protein has protein sequence MEVENWIPQTLIEFVLVVLFSLSIGLEQRKRFPKEKQTFGTDRTFAFIGVLGFLLLLADKETLIPFLVGFVMVGVFLAIYYFQKIKIEGRYGLTTVILGLITYSFSLILLKNPHWFSLLFFVAVIILAQIKKPLQDFSDEIDSEEFITLAKFIIITGVVLPLLPKETGLDWLPVSPYNIWLAVVVVSAISYLSYLLRKYAFPKAGLLLTGILGGLYSSTASTIILAKKSKETGRQPKTYAATIVMATAMMFLRIYILIVIFNVALALKALPYFIVLFGVTLTVGFWMYRSGKDEVSASQPILDDRNPLEFKVAVVFSLLYVLFSAITQFSITHFGQQGLNGLSIIVGFTDIDPFLLNLFQGHYDVTSHALLAATLQAIVGNNIIKLGYAWFLSGEGTKKWVLKGFGVVLLFNIAAILLLYTY, from the coding sequence ATGGAAGTAGAAAACTGGATTCCTCAAACTTTAATTGAGTTTGTTCTCGTTGTGTTATTTTCTTTGAGTATCGGTTTAGAGCAAAGAAAAAGATTTCCGAAAGAGAAACAAACCTTCGGTACAGACAGAACATTTGCATTCATCGGAGTATTAGGGTTTTTACTTTTGTTAGCCGATAAAGAAACACTGATTCCTTTTTTGGTCGGTTTTGTCATGGTCGGGGTTTTTCTTGCGATTTACTATTTCCAAAAGATTAAGATAGAAGGACGTTACGGGCTGACAACAGTGATATTGGGATTAATTACGTATTCTTTTTCACTGATCTTGTTGAAAAATCCGCATTGGTTTTCATTATTGTTTTTTGTAGCAGTTATTATTTTAGCCCAGATAAAAAAGCCGTTACAGGATTTTAGCGATGAGATTGATTCGGAGGAGTTCATTACGCTGGCAAAATTCATTATTATAACAGGAGTCGTGTTACCGCTGTTACCCAAAGAAACAGGATTGGACTGGCTTCCTGTATCTCCTTATAATATCTGGTTAGCAGTAGTAGTAGTATCAGCAATTTCATATCTAAGTTATTTGTTGCGCAAATATGCTTTTCCTAAAGCGGGACTTTTGCTTACCGGTATTTTAGGTGGTTTGTATAGTAGTACGGCCAGTACGATCATTTTAGCGAAGAAAAGCAAAGAAACAGGAAGACAACCTAAAACATACGCAGCTACAATTGTAATGGCAACAGCTATGATGTTTTTACGCATTTATATCCTGATCGTTATTTTTAATGTTGCTTTGGCGCTAAAAGCATTGCCTTATTTTATTGTCTTGTTTGGGGTAACACTAACTGTCGGTTTTTGGATGTATAGATCAGGGAAAGATGAAGTTTCAGCCTCTCAGCCCATATTAGATGATCGTAATCCGTTAGAATTTAAAGTAGCTGTAGTTTTTTCACTGTTGTATGTGTTGTTTTCGGCTATTACTCAGTTTTCTATTACTCATTTCGGGCAGCAAGGACTAAACGGACTGTCCATTATAGTTGGGTTTACAGATATTGATCCTTTTCTGTTGAATTTATTTCAGGGACATTATGATGTGACTAGCCATGCTTTGTTGGCAGCAACCCTTCAGGCTATTGTCGGAAATAATATTATAAAGTTGGGCTATGCCTGGTTTTTAAGTGGTGAAGGAACAAAGAAATGGGTTTTGAAAGGCTTTGGCGTTGTATTACTTTTTAATATTGCAGCAATACTATTATTGTATACGTATTGA
- the recQ gene encoding DNA helicase RecQ, whose product MKPNEIDLHKELKKYFGFNQFKGLQEQVVNSIINGHNTFVIMPTGGGKSLCYQLPALVLDGTAIVVSPLIALMKNQVDAIRSLSSEPGVAHVLNSSLTKTEVNQVKSDITSGVTKLLYVAPESLTKEEYIQFFNEVNISFVAIDEAHCISEWGHDFRPEYRNLKNIIRQLGDNVPIIGLTATATPKVQEDILKNLDMPDANVFKASFNRPNLFYEVRPKTKNVEADIIRFIKQHKGKSGVIYCLSRKKVEDIAQLLQVNGISAVPYHAGLDAKTRAKHQDMFLMEDVDVVVATIAFGMGIDKPDVRYVIHHDIPKSLESYYQETGRAGRDGGEGYCLAYYSYKDIEKLEKFMAGKPVAEQEIGYALLQEVVAYAETSMSRRKYLLHYFGEEFDEVNGEGADMDDNVRNPKKKVEAKDQVKLLLEVIRETKELFKSKEIILTLLGKINAVIKSHKIDANPLFGKGSDFDERFWMALIRQVLVAGYIKKDIESYGVIKLTDKGKEFIENPISFMMSEDHEYSENEEENVVSTSKSSGTTDEALMNMLKELRKKVAKKLGVPPFVVFQDPSLEDMSLKYPVSIDELSNIHGVGEGKAKKYGKEFVALIARYVDENDIIRPDDLVVKSTGTNSALKLYIIQSVDKKLGLDDIAKAKGLEMEELLKAMEQIVYSGTKLNISYWVDEILDEDQQEEIHDYFMESESDNIKDALKEFDGDYDTEELRLMRIKFISEVAN is encoded by the coding sequence ATGAAACCGAACGAAATTGATTTACACAAAGAATTAAAAAAATATTTCGGGTTTAACCAATTTAAAGGACTACAAGAACAAGTTGTTAACAGTATCATAAACGGACATAATACTTTTGTAATCATGCCGACAGGTGGTGGTAAGTCGTTGTGTTACCAATTACCGGCACTTGTGCTTGATGGAACAGCGATTGTTGTTTCTCCATTAATTGCCTTGATGAAAAATCAGGTTGATGCTATTAGAAGTTTAAGTTCTGAGCCCGGTGTGGCACATGTGCTTAATTCTTCGTTAACCAAAACAGAAGTAAATCAGGTAAAAAGTGATATTACCTCAGGAGTAACCAAACTGCTATATGTTGCTCCCGAATCTTTAACTAAAGAAGAGTATATCCAATTTTTTAATGAAGTAAACATTTCCTTTGTTGCCATAGATGAAGCGCATTGTATTTCAGAATGGGGACACGATTTTAGACCGGAATACCGAAATCTTAAAAACATTATCCGTCAATTGGGAGATAATGTGCCGATTATCGGATTAACAGCTACTGCTACACCGAAAGTTCAGGAAGACATTCTGAAAAATTTGGACATGCCGGATGCGAATGTATTTAAGGCTTCTTTTAACCGTCCGAATTTGTTTTACGAAGTGCGACCTAAAACGAAGAATGTAGAAGCTGATATCATTCGTTTTATTAAACAACACAAAGGGAAATCGGGTGTTATTTATTGTTTAAGCCGAAAAAAAGTTGAAGATATAGCACAATTGCTCCAGGTAAACGGGATCAGTGCCGTTCCTTATCATGCAGGACTGGATGCTAAAACACGCGCTAAGCATCAGGATATGTTTCTAATGGAAGATGTAGATGTGGTTGTAGCAACGATTGCATTTGGAATGGGAATAGATAAACCGGATGTACGCTATGTTATTCACCATGATATTCCGAAATCACTAGAAAGTTACTATCAGGAAACCGGTCGTGCAGGACGCGACGGAGGCGAGGGATATTGTTTAGCCTATTATTCGTATAAAGATATTGAAAAACTGGAAAAATTCATGGCCGGAAAACCGGTTGCCGAACAGGAAATTGGTTATGCATTGCTACAAGAGGTAGTTGCTTATGCAGAAACCTCCATGTCCAGAAGAAAATATTTATTACACTATTTCGGAGAAGAATTTGATGAAGTGAACGGAGAGGGAGCGGATATGGACGACAATGTTCGCAATCCAAAGAAAAAAGTAGAGGCTAAGGATCAGGTGAAACTTCTGTTAGAAGTAATACGTGAGACAAAGGAATTGTTTAAATCCAAAGAAATTATCCTGACATTACTCGGAAAGATCAATGCGGTTATTAAATCGCATAAGATTGATGCCAATCCGCTTTTCGGAAAAGGATCTGATTTTGATGAGAGGTTCTGGATGGCATTGATTCGTCAGGTTCTGGTTGCCGGTTATATTAAAAAAGATATTGAATCATACGGTGTAATTAAACTTACAGATAAGGGGAAAGAATTTATTGAAAATCCGATTTCTTTTATGATGTCGGAAGATCACGAATACAGTGAAAATGAAGAAGAAAATGTAGTGTCGACCTCAAAATCTTCAGGAACAACTGATGAAGCACTGATGAATATGTTGAAAGAGTTACGTAAAAAAGTAGCTAAAAAACTGGGGGTACCTCCGTTTGTGGTTTTTCAGGATCCTTCCTTAGAAGATATGTCGCTTAAATATCCGGTGTCTATTGATGAATTGAGTAATATTCATGGCGTAGGAGAAGGAAAAGCTAAGAAATACGGAAAAGAATTTGTAGCTTTAATTGCGCGTTATGTAGATGAGAATGATATTATAAGACCAGATGACTTGGTCGTAAAATCGACAGGGACAAATTCTGCATTGAAATTGTATATTATTCAGAGCGTGGATAAAAAATTAGGCTTGGATGATATTGCTAAGGCAAAAGGACTGGAAATGGAGGAGTTATTAAAGGCTATGGAGCAAATTGTTTATTCCGGAACTAAGCTGAACATTAGCTATTGGGTTGATGAGATTTTAGATGAAGATCAACAAGAAGAGATACACGATTACTTTATGGAATCAGAGTCGGATAATATTAAAGATGCTTTAAAAGAATTTGACGGGGATTATGATACAGAAGAACTTCGATTAATGCGTATCAAATTTATTAGTGAAGTAGCTAATTAG
- a CDS encoding KpsF/GutQ family sugar-phosphate isomerase — translation MNTTTTILESAKKTILEESEAISELANYLTEDFAISVQKIYETKGRLVVTGIGKSAIIAQKIVATLNSTGTPSLFLHAAEAVHGDLGMVQPGDITICISKSGNSPEIKVLVPLLKRHGNILIGMTSDKNSFLGKESHFILHAHVAKEACPNNLAPTNSTTAQLVLGDALAVALMELRNFKSEDFALYHPGGALGKKLLLRVQDMLDATHRPQVSSDAPIKQVIVEISEKRLGVTAVVDQNKVVGIITDGDIRRMLNTNDTFNHLKASDIMTKNPKHIASDILVADALNILENNAITQLIVIDNGEYKGVLHLHDILKEGIV, via the coding sequence TTGAACACAACTACCACAATACTAGAATCTGCTAAAAAAACCATATTAGAAGAGAGTGAAGCCATTTCTGAATTAGCGAATTACTTAACGGAAGACTTTGCTATTTCAGTTCAGAAAATCTACGAAACTAAAGGTCGGCTAGTCGTAACGGGAATTGGTAAAAGTGCCATTATTGCTCAGAAAATAGTAGCAACTTTAAACTCAACCGGAACGCCTTCCTTATTTTTGCATGCTGCTGAAGCCGTTCATGGCGATTTAGGGATGGTTCAACCTGGCGATATCACTATTTGTATCTCTAAAAGTGGAAATAGTCCTGAAATCAAAGTTTTAGTTCCACTTTTAAAACGACATGGTAATATCTTGATCGGAATGACGTCTGATAAAAACTCTTTTTTAGGTAAAGAATCACACTTCATTTTGCATGCTCACGTTGCTAAAGAAGCCTGTCCAAATAATTTAGCTCCTACAAACAGTACAACAGCGCAGTTGGTTTTAGGAGATGCTTTGGCTGTTGCCTTAATGGAGCTTCGCAACTTTAAAAGTGAAGATTTTGCTTTATACCATCCGGGTGGAGCATTGGGTAAAAAATTATTGCTACGGGTTCAGGATATGCTGGATGCAACTCACAGACCACAGGTTTCTTCTGATGCTCCTATCAAACAGGTTATTGTAGAAATTTCAGAAAAACGCTTAGGAGTAACAGCAGTCGTTGATCAGAATAAAGTTGTGGGAATCATTACAGATGGTGATATCAGACGAATGCTAAACACAAATGATACATTCAACCATTTAAAAGCCTCAGACATTATGACTAAAAATCCAAAACATATTGCCTCTGATATTTTGGTAGCAGACGCATTAAATATTTTAGAGAACAATGCCATTACTCAATTAATCGTTATTGATAACGGCGAGTACAAAGGCGTTTTACACTTACATGACATCCTAAAAGAAGGCATCGTATAA
- the tatC gene encoding twin-arginine translocase subunit TatC, which produces MANKNLSEMSFLDHLEELRWLLIRSTLAVIICAAIAFFFSDFIFDQIIFGPKNPDFITYHIFCDLSQKFGLSGDFCVTEIPIRIQSREMGGQFSAHMWTSITAGFIIGFPFILWEFWKFISPALYENEKKYARAFVIVASLLFFSGVLFGYFLIAPLSVNFLANYNVSKEIFNDIDLSSYISLLRSSTVASGLLFELPIIIYFLTKIGLVTPKFLREYRKYTLIIVLILSAIITPPDVLSQVIVAVPIMILYEISILISSVVVKGIESKNQELKKY; this is translated from the coding sequence ATGGCAAATAAAAATCTTAGCGAAATGTCGTTTTTAGACCATCTGGAAGAATTAAGATGGTTACTGATCAGAAGTACACTTGCTGTAATAATATGTGCTGCTATAGCCTTTTTCTTCAGTGATTTTATCTTTGATCAGATCATTTTCGGACCTAAAAATCCGGATTTTATAACGTATCATATTTTTTGCGATCTGTCTCAAAAATTCGGTTTAAGCGGTGATTTCTGTGTTACTGAAATTCCTATCCGTATACAGAGTCGCGAAATGGGCGGTCAATTCTCCGCTCACATGTGGACATCTATAACAGCAGGGTTTATCATCGGGTTCCCTTTTATTTTATGGGAATTTTGGAAATTCATTAGTCCTGCCTTATATGAGAATGAGAAGAAATATGCAAGGGCTTTTGTTATTGTAGCTTCGCTATTATTCTTTTCCGGCGTCCTTTTCGGTTATTTTTTAATAGCACCGTTATCTGTAAACTTTTTAGCGAATTATAATGTCAGTAAAGAGATCTTTAATGACATTGACCTTTCTTCATACATCAGTTTGTTGCGTTCCTCCACAGTAGCCAGCGGATTGCTTTTTGAATTACCTATTATTATTTACTTCCTGACTAAAATTGGTTTGGTTACTCCGAAATTCTTAAGAGAGTATCGAAAATACACCCTTATTATTGTTCTGATTCTTTCTGCAATTATAACGCCTCCGGATGTATTGAGCCAAGTTATCGTTGCTGTTCCGATCATGATTTTATACGAAATCAGTATTTTGATCAGTTCCGTTGTAGTCAAAGGAATAGAAAGTAAAAACCAAGAACTAAAAAAATATTAA
- a CDS encoding carboxymuconolactone decarboxylase family protein, translated as MADPVKEFNEYRSKMNEKLLADNNKIVKRIFNLDTNAYMEGALDVKTKELLGLVASAVLRCDDCIKYHLETSYKNGITKEEMMEAMGIATLVGGTIVVPHLRRAYEFWEALEESK; from the coding sequence ATGGCAGATCCGGTAAAAGAATTTAACGAGTATCGTTCCAAAATGAACGAAAAGTTACTGGCAGACAACAATAAAATCGTAAAGCGAATTTTTAATCTGGATACCAATGCATATATGGAAGGTGCTTTGGACGTAAAGACCAAAGAACTATTAGGTTTGGTAGCTTCAGCTGTTCTGCGTTGTGATGATTGTATTAAATACCATTTAGAGACCAGTTACAAAAACGGCATTACGAAAGAGGAAATGATGGAAGCTATGGGAATAGCCACCTTAGTAGGAGGCACAATTGTAGTTCCGCATTTAAGAAGGGCTTACGAATTCTGGGAAGCTCTGGAAGAGTCTAAATAA
- the lptB gene encoding LPS export ABC transporter ATP-binding protein, producing MKLRADHLVKTYKKRTVVKGISVEVNQGEIVGLLGPNGAGKTTSFYMIVGLVKPNSGNIYLDNMDITHFPMYKRAQNGIGYLAQEASVFRKLSIEDNIMSVLQLTDLSKAEQEAKMEALIDEFSLQHIRTNRGDLLSGGERRRTEIARALATDPKFILLDEPFAGVDPVAVEDIQRIVAQLKNKNIGILITDHNVQETLAITDKTYLMFEGGILKAGKPEELAEDEVVRRVYLGQNFELRRKKIDFDAPKTTVVHGKGDLNLKNESEEQENK from the coding sequence ATGAAATTAAGAGCTGATCACTTAGTCAAAACTTATAAAAAAAGAACTGTTGTAAAAGGGATTTCCGTTGAAGTTAATCAAGGAGAAATTGTGGGATTGTTAGGTCCTAATGGTGCCGGAAAAACCACCTCTTTTTATATGATCGTCGGATTGGTAAAGCCTAACAGCGGGAACATCTATCTCGACAACATGGATATCACGCATTTCCCGATGTACAAAAGGGCTCAAAACGGGATCGGTTATCTGGCTCAGGAAGCTTCGGTTTTCAGAAAGCTAAGTATTGAGGACAATATTATGAGCGTTCTGCAATTAACCGATCTTTCGAAAGCAGAACAAGAGGCTAAAATGGAAGCTTTAATTGATGAATTTTCATTACAACACATCCGTACTAATCGTGGTGACCTGCTTTCAGGAGGAGAACGTCGTCGTACAGAAATTGCACGTGCTCTGGCTACTGACCCTAAATTTATCTTATTAGATGAGCCTTTTGCGGGGGTCGATCCTGTTGCTGTAGAAGATATTCAGCGAATTGTAGCCCAACTGAAAAATAAAAACATCGGTATTTTGATTACCGATCACAATGTTCAAGAAACATTAGCCATTACTGATAAAACGTATTTGATGTTTGAAGGCGGTATCTTAAAAGCCGGAAAACCGGAAGAATTAGCAGAAGACGAAGTAGTGCGTCGGGTTTATTTAGGTCAGAACTTTGAACTTCGCCGTAAAAAAATTGATTTTGACGCTCCAAAAACTACTGTAGTTCACGGAAAAGGAGATCTTAACCTGAAGAACGAATCAGAAGAACAAGAAAATAAATAA
- a CDS encoding lycopene cyclase domain-containing protein: MEHYLYLIIDLATLSIPFMASFYPKHAYYKRWKCLFPSLMIVGILFLIWDAYFTKIGVWGFNERYLTGIKVFTLPLEEVLFFLCIPYSSVFIFFSLDYLLKKDPLYRIHKYITYLLIILSIVLLGQYYDRWYTVSTFGLLLLYLVYHVYRKTYLGRYYVSYAVTLVFFFVVNGILTGSWIDAPVVWYNNEENMALRLGTIPFEDMFYGFLLIALVLDGFQYLRKNRH, encoded by the coding sequence ATGGAGCATTATTTGTATCTCATAATCGATTTGGCAACACTGTCTATTCCGTTTATGGCAAGTTTCTATCCGAAACACGCCTACTATAAGCGTTGGAAGTGTCTTTTTCCGTCTCTGATGATCGTGGGAATCCTTTTTTTGATTTGGGATGCTTATTTTACAAAAATAGGAGTTTGGGGGTTTAACGAACGTTATTTGACCGGTATAAAAGTTTTTACGCTTCCGTTAGAAGAAGTTTTGTTTTTTTTGTGTATTCCTTATTCGAGTGTCTTTATCTTTTTTTCGCTGGATTATCTCCTGAAAAAAGATCCCTTGTATAGAATACATAAATACATTACGTATTTGCTTATTATTCTGTCAATTGTTCTGTTAGGGCAATATTATGATCGCTGGTATACGGTATCAACGTTCGGGTTGTTGCTATTGTATCTGGTTTATCATGTTTACAGGAAAACCTATTTGGGGAGATATTATGTTTCTTATGCAGTAACCTTGGTTTTCTTTTTTGTGGTAAACGGAATTTTAACAGGTAGTTGGATAGATGCTCCCGTAGTTTGGTATAATAATGAAGAGAATATGGCTCTTCGTTTGGGAACTATACCTTTTGAGGATATGTTTTACGGGTTCTTGTTAATTGCTTTAGTTCTCGACGGATTCCAATACCTTAGAAAAAATCGGCATTAG
- a CDS encoding sterol desaturase family protein, whose protein sequence is MMVLVYILATIVTFLLMEIVTWCTHKYIMHGFLWYLHEDHHQPKYQGVFEKNDAFFVIFAIPSIALFYFGIHPGLNLLFFVALGILFYGIAYFLVHDVLIHQRFKWFKYTKNKYLIGLRKAHKVHHKHLGKEQGECFGMLYVPKKYFSM, encoded by the coding sequence ATGATGGTTTTAGTATATATATTGGCAACTATAGTAACTTTTCTGCTTATGGAAATCGTTACCTGGTGTACACATAAATATATAATGCACGGGTTTTTATGGTACTTGCATGAAGATCATCATCAGCCTAAATATCAGGGAGTATTTGAAAAGAATGATGCTTTTTTTGTCATTTTTGCTATCCCAAGTATCGCTCTTTTTTATTTTGGTATACATCCGGGGCTCAACCTATTATTTTTTGTTGCATTAGGAATTCTTTTTTATGGAATTGCTTATTTTTTAGTTCATGATGTCTTGATCCATCAACGTTTTAAATGGTTTAAGTATACTAAAAATAAATATTTGATAGGTTTGCGGAAAGCACATAAAGTACATCATAAGCACTTAGGGAAAGAGCAGGGGGAATGTTTCGGAATGTTGTATGTACCCAAAAAATATTTTTCAATGTAA